The Christiangramia flava JLT2011 genome has a segment encoding these proteins:
- a CDS encoding endo-1,4-beta-xylanase: MKLLKSVSLFVIASLLLGSCKSNSEKNEETASVETSSLASEKGLKDYYADYFPIGVAVSPRSLEGESAELIRAEFNSLTAENVMKMGVIHPEMDRFNWGPADAIANFAKENNLKLRGHNLVWHQQAGPWIFTTEDGKTVGKEELYQRMKAHIDSVVGRYKGTIYAWDVVNEAISDKPDEFLRKSEWLDIAGEEFIMKAFEYAHEADPDAKLYYNDYNAIIPEKRDRIYKLLKMLIDNDVPIDGVGIQGHWSIFSPTETELREAMDLYASLGLDIQITELDVSLYQWEKERRELRQGESDEFTPELEARQKEKYDMFFRVFRDYKDQLTGVTFWNVSDRYSWLDHYPVEGRKNYPLLFDEDYKRKSAYDAVAHFEDTNETEKQ, encoded by the coding sequence ATGAAACTATTGAAATCGGTTAGTCTATTCGTTATCGCCTCGCTCCTCTTGGGAAGCTGCAAATCAAATTCAGAAAAAAACGAGGAAACTGCCAGTGTGGAGACGAGCAGCCTGGCTTCGGAAAAAGGGCTTAAAGATTATTATGCCGATTATTTTCCTATTGGCGTGGCGGTGAGTCCGCGGTCGCTGGAAGGAGAATCAGCTGAATTGATCCGCGCAGAATTCAATAGTCTCACCGCTGAAAATGTGATGAAAATGGGCGTGATCCACCCGGAAATGGACCGTTTTAACTGGGGTCCGGCCGATGCGATCGCCAACTTTGCCAAAGAAAATAACCTAAAATTACGCGGCCACAATCTTGTTTGGCACCAGCAGGCTGGACCGTGGATCTTTACAACAGAGGATGGGAAAACCGTAGGAAAAGAGGAATTGTACCAACGCATGAAAGCGCACATCGATTCGGTTGTGGGACGTTACAAGGGAACGATCTATGCCTGGGACGTGGTGAACGAAGCGATTTCTGATAAGCCGGACGAATTCCTGAGAAAATCGGAATGGCTGGACATCGCCGGGGAGGAATTCATCATGAAAGCCTTTGAATACGCGCACGAAGCCGATCCAGATGCCAAGCTGTATTACAACGATTACAATGCGATTATTCCTGAAAAAAGAGACCGAATCTATAAACTGCTGAAGATGCTCATCGATAATGATGTGCCGATCGATGGTGTTGGAATTCAGGGTCACTGGTCCATTTTCAGCCCCACGGAAACCGAACTTCGCGAAGCGATGGATTTATACGCCTCTCTTGGGCTTGACATCCAGATCACGGAACTGGACGTGTCACTGTACCAGTGGGAAAAAGAGCGAAGAGAATTGCGACAGGGAGAATCAGATGAATTTACTCCTGAACTCGAAGCGCGGCAAAAAGAAAAATATGATATGTTTTTCAGGGTTTTCAGGGATTACAAAGATCAACTAACCGGGGTGACCTTCTGGAACGTTTCAGATCGCTACAGTTGGCTCGACCATTATCCTGTGGAAGGCCGGAAGAACTATCCGCTTTTATTTGACGAAGACTACAAGCGCAAGTCGGCTTACGATGCCGTTGCGCATTTTGAAGATACGAATGAAACTGAAAAACAGTAA
- a CDS encoding xylulokinase — protein sequence MKFLGIDLGSSSIKLSVFDAEKGTEVVAVTVPENEMEIQAPKFGWAEQDPELWWSYVKQGLSGIAQKGINLKEIQAIGIAYQMHGLVVTDEHLNPIRPSIIWCDSRAVEAGREAFDKYGPEKCLQELLGSPGNFTASKLKWVREQEPDVYQKIRHIMLPGDFIAARLTRVPQTSQSGLSEAALWNFPEGRLATELLKSMGLDAELVPEIVPNFGKQATIHPEVAAELGLNNEVSVTYRAGDQPNNAFSLNVLEPGEIATTAGTSAVVYSVSDENVYDKESRINTFLHVNNSEKARRNGVMLCINGSGISYQWLRKLLSAATSEPVSYEFLNQQAASVGPGSEQLLFYPFGNGVERIFQNKKANSGIENLNFNLHKPAHIVRAASEGIVFAMNYGFEVMKDLGVQGNTIKAGKANLFLSPTFREIFVNTTQTNLKLYNTSGAEGAARGAACGFGYYKNMNEAFSNLKVVESLEPESQLIEQYAELYEIWKQGIKIEK from the coding sequence ATGAAGTTTTTAGGAATAGATTTAGGAAGTTCTTCCATAAAATTATCGGTTTTTGATGCGGAAAAGGGAACAGAAGTAGTTGCCGTGACCGTTCCTGAAAATGAAATGGAGATCCAGGCCCCAAAATTTGGCTGGGCCGAGCAGGATCCCGAACTCTGGTGGTCTTATGTCAAACAGGGACTTTCAGGAATTGCCCAAAAAGGCATTAATCTGAAGGAGATCCAGGCCATTGGTATTGCATATCAAATGCATGGACTGGTGGTGACTGATGAACATTTGAATCCCATCCGCCCGTCGATCATCTGGTGTGACAGTCGTGCGGTGGAGGCCGGGCGCGAAGCCTTTGATAAGTATGGGCCGGAAAAATGTCTTCAGGAATTACTGGGTAGCCCTGGTAATTTTACCGCTTCCAAGCTTAAGTGGGTGCGCGAACAGGAACCCGATGTCTATCAAAAGATCCGGCATATCATGCTGCCAGGCGATTTTATTGCCGCCAGGCTTACCCGCGTTCCGCAAACTTCACAATCAGGACTTTCAGAAGCCGCGCTGTGGAATTTTCCCGAAGGAAGGCTGGCGACGGAATTACTGAAAAGTATGGGGCTGGACGCAGAACTGGTGCCAGAGATTGTTCCGAATTTTGGAAAACAGGCCACCATTCATCCTGAAGTGGCTGCCGAACTCGGACTGAACAACGAGGTGAGTGTAACTTATCGCGCAGGTGATCAGCCAAACAATGCTTTTTCACTGAATGTTTTGGAACCTGGCGAAATTGCAACTACAGCGGGAACTTCAGCGGTAGTGTACTCGGTCAGCGATGAAAATGTGTATGATAAAGAATCGAGGATCAATACCTTTCTCCATGTCAATAATTCAGAAAAAGCCCGAAGAAATGGCGTGATGTTGTGTATCAACGGGTCGGGAATTTCGTATCAGTGGCTCCGGAAACTGCTTTCCGCGGCTACCAGCGAACCGGTTTCCTATGAATTTCTAAACCAGCAGGCGGCGAGTGTAGGTCCGGGAAGCGAACAGCTGCTTTTTTACCCTTTTGGGAATGGAGTAGAGCGCATTTTTCAGAATAAAAAGGCAAATTCGGGAATTGAAAACCTCAATTTTAACCTGCACAAACCGGCGCATATCGTCCGTGCGGCTAGCGAAGGGATTGTTTTTGCCATGAATTACGGGTTTGAGGTCATGAAGGATTTGGGAGTTCAGGGAAACACGATCAAAGCCGGGAAAGCCAATTTATTTCTCAGTCCCACCTTCCGTGAAATCTTTGTGAATACTACTCAAACCAACCTGAAATTATACAATACTTCCGGAGCGGAAGGTGCTGCACGCGGTGCTGCATGTGGCTTCGGATATTATAAAAATATGAATGAAGCCTTCAGTAACCTGAAGGTTGTGGAAAGCCTGGAGCCAGAATCGCAGCTTATCGAGCAATATGCCGAATTATACGAGATCTGGAAACAGGGAATTAAAATTGAAAAATAG
- the xylA gene encoding xylose isomerase → MSKETYFKNIDKIQFEGRESDNPLAFKWYDENRKVGGKTLKEHLKFATAYWHTFNNTGADPFGPGTETFAWDQDKDPVTRAKHKMDAAFEFMTKLGTPYYCFHDVDVVDEAPTLAEFEKRIQAMVEYAREKQQESGIKLLWGTSNLFSNKRYMNGASTNPDFNVLAHAGAQAKIALDATIALNGENYVFWGGREGYMSLLNTDMKREQEHMAKFLHTCKDYARKNGFKGTFFVEPKPMEPMKHQYDYDAATSLAFINKYGLENDFKLNIEVNHATLAGHTFQHELQVAVDAGMLGSIDANRGDYQNGWDTDQFPVNLYEITQAMLVLLDGNVSLDGGINFDAKVRRNSTDLEDKFIAHIAGMDIFARGLIVADEILKNSTYSKLRKDRYASYDSGDGKKFENGELSLEDLDKIARANGEPQQTSGKQELFEQLIANSF, encoded by the coding sequence ATGAGTAAAGAAACCTATTTCAAGAACATTGACAAGATCCAGTTTGAAGGTCGGGAAAGCGACAATCCGCTGGCATTTAAATGGTATGACGAAAACCGAAAAGTAGGAGGGAAGACCCTGAAGGAACACCTGAAGTTCGCGACTGCTTACTGGCATACTTTCAATAATACCGGGGCCGATCCTTTTGGGCCGGGAACTGAAACTTTTGCCTGGGATCAGGATAAAGACCCGGTGACCAGGGCCAAACATAAAATGGATGCTGCGTTTGAGTTCATGACCAAACTGGGTACGCCTTATTACTGTTTTCATGATGTAGACGTCGTAGATGAGGCACCAACTTTGGCTGAGTTCGAAAAAAGGATCCAGGCAATGGTAGAATACGCCAGGGAAAAACAGCAGGAAAGTGGTATAAAATTGCTTTGGGGAACTTCTAATCTTTTCAGCAATAAGCGTTATATGAACGGGGCTTCGACAAACCCAGATTTCAATGTGCTGGCTCATGCAGGTGCACAGGCCAAGATCGCGCTGGATGCCACTATCGCGCTCAATGGAGAGAACTACGTATTTTGGGGCGGTCGAGAAGGATACATGAGTTTGCTGAATACCGATATGAAGCGCGAGCAGGAGCACATGGCAAAATTCCTTCATACCTGTAAGGATTATGCCCGCAAAAATGGTTTTAAAGGGACCTTCTTCGTAGAGCCCAAACCTATGGAGCCCATGAAGCACCAGTATGATTACGACGCTGCGACTTCACTGGCCTTCATCAACAAATATGGGCTTGAAAATGATTTTAAACTGAATATTGAAGTGAATCACGCAACCCTTGCCGGCCATACCTTCCAGCATGAATTGCAGGTAGCGGTAGATGCTGGGATGCTGGGAAGTATTGATGCCAACCGCGGTGATTACCAGAATGGTTGGGATACTGATCAGTTTCCGGTGAACCTGTACGAGATCACGCAGGCCATGCTCGTATTGCTGGATGGCAATGTTAGCCTGGACGGAGGGATCAACTTCGATGCAAAAGTTCGTAGAAACAGTACCGACCTGGAAGATAAATTCATCGCGCATATAGCGGGAATGGACATTTTCGCCAGAGGCCTGATCGTAGCTGACGAAATTTTGAAAAATTCGACCTATTCCAAACTGAGAAAAGATCGTTACGCGTCTTATGATAGCGGCGACGGAAAGAAATTCGAGAATGGCGAGCTAAGCCTGGAAGATCTGGACAAGATCGCCAGAGCCAACGGGGAGCCACAACAAACTAGCGGAAAACAGGAATTATTTGAGCAATTGATCGCCAATTCTTTCTAA
- a CDS encoding glycosyl hydrolase 115 family protein: MPILMNKNRQLCMFLGILCSLNFAIAQENYVTGQQQENAFTLFNQSQQAVLLIDTADFKGVKLVAKDLSEDFERVSGKLARIDSSGSASPEMPIIIGTIGKSKLIDQLAENGKLDINNITGKWETFQTQIINDPMPGIKQALVIAGSDKRGTIYGMYDLSEKMGVSPWYWWADVPVKKKESLYVKPGIYSDGTPEIQYRGIFINDEAPALSGWVGENFGDFNSQFYEHVFELILRLKANFLWPAMWGRAFYDDDPRNPVLADDYGVVISTSHHEPLMRAHAEWERYGNGPWDYTKNKDSLQAFWKKGIERMQNNESLVTVGMRGDGDEPMTEGTAIDLLEQIVADQRTIISDVTGKPVSETPQVWALYKEVQDYYDKGMRVPDDVTLLLADDNWGNIRKLPDPDEKERAGGYGIYYHFDYVGGPRNYKWINTSQISRVYEQMSLAYAYEANKLWIVNVGDIKPMEYPISFFLDYAWKPSKFNLKDLQQYPKKWAAEQFGEQYSEEIGELLQSYTTLNSRRKPELLSPETYSLEHYQEAERIWKSFEELEKKAQMLGKKLPEAAQSAYFELVLFPIEASANLNRLYIASAKNQLYANQGRNSANEWGEKVKEYFRRDQELAKEYHALENGKWNHMMSQTHIGYTYWQEPKENKMPEIASYQASEKGELGIAIPGDSTYFPQQTTLKLLPFDRSHPENQLTLFNRGKSAVDFKVKKIPGWLTVDQKKDEFKEEQILRFALAANKLPSKKTEAKVEIIGNGKMATIEVIFDPYSENAKGYLEYNGVVSIPANGYKENQGWEQIPDLGREDIALRPENRFSQELSEASSLTYEFSLKNDFEGTLQFYVSPSLDFLAKGGLELAYSVDGKTPQKLNILKDTKDNWGSSVSNNVTKVLSSLELEEGSHSLKVYALDPGVVLQQIVLQEKSAQDDSYLGPPPSIKK, encoded by the coding sequence ATGCCAATATTGATGAATAAGAACCGGCAATTATGCATGTTTTTGGGCATATTATGCAGCCTGAATTTTGCCATAGCCCAGGAAAACTATGTGACCGGGCAACAGCAGGAAAATGCCTTTACACTCTTTAACCAGTCACAACAAGCAGTTTTACTAATCGATACTGCCGATTTTAAAGGTGTCAAACTGGTCGCGAAAGACCTTTCCGAAGATTTTGAAAGAGTGAGCGGAAAACTGGCAAGAATTGACAGCAGTGGTTCCGCAAGCCCGGAAATGCCCATTATCATTGGCACGATTGGAAAAAGCAAGTTGATTGACCAGCTGGCGGAAAATGGCAAGCTGGATATCAATAATATTACCGGAAAATGGGAAACCTTCCAGACTCAAATCATCAACGATCCTATGCCCGGCATCAAGCAGGCCCTGGTCATAGCCGGTAGTGATAAGCGAGGAACGATTTATGGGATGTACGACCTTTCAGAAAAAATGGGCGTTTCTCCCTGGTATTGGTGGGCAGATGTGCCAGTTAAGAAAAAGGAAAGCTTATATGTGAAACCCGGGATTTATTCTGATGGTACTCCGGAAATCCAGTACCGCGGTATTTTCATCAACGATGAAGCTCCGGCGCTATCGGGCTGGGTTGGTGAAAATTTCGGAGATTTTAACAGCCAGTTTTATGAGCATGTCTTTGAACTCATCCTTCGGCTGAAAGCCAATTTTCTATGGCCAGCGATGTGGGGCCGTGCTTTTTACGATGACGATCCACGCAATCCCGTTTTGGCGGACGATTACGGGGTAGTGATCAGTACTTCCCACCATGAACCGCTCATGCGTGCTCACGCCGAATGGGAGCGCTACGGAAATGGCCCCTGGGATTACACTAAAAATAAAGACAGCCTGCAGGCATTCTGGAAAAAAGGCATCGAGCGTATGCAGAACAACGAAAGCCTGGTGACTGTTGGGATGCGTGGCGATGGGGACGAGCCAATGACCGAAGGAACGGCGATAGACTTACTGGAACAGATCGTGGCAGACCAACGAACCATCATCAGCGATGTGACGGGAAAACCAGTCAGCGAAACTCCACAGGTTTGGGCGCTTTACAAGGAAGTCCAGGATTATTATGACAAGGGCATGCGCGTCCCCGATGATGTCACGCTATTGCTGGCCGATGATAACTGGGGAAATATCCGGAAACTTCCAGATCCTGACGAAAAAGAAAGAGCCGGAGGTTACGGGATTTACTACCATTTTGATTACGTGGGTGGCCCCCGCAATTATAAGTGGATCAACACCAGCCAGATCTCCCGAGTATACGAACAAATGTCGCTGGCCTACGCTTACGAGGCCAATAAACTCTGGATCGTGAACGTGGGAGACATCAAACCCATGGAATACCCGATCAGTTTTTTCCTGGATTATGCCTGGAAACCTTCCAAATTTAACCTAAAAGATCTTCAGCAATATCCCAAAAAATGGGCAGCAGAACAGTTTGGCGAGCAATATTCCGAAGAAATTGGAGAACTTTTGCAAAGCTATACTACGCTGAACAGCCGCAGAAAACCCGAATTGCTGTCTCCGGAAACTTATAGCCTGGAACACTACCAGGAAGCTGAGCGAATCTGGAAAAGTTTTGAAGAACTGGAGAAAAAGGCGCAAATGCTGGGTAAAAAACTCCCGGAAGCAGCCCAATCGGCTTATTTTGAACTGGTCCTTTTCCCAATAGAGGCTTCGGCGAATTTGAACAGGCTGTATATCGCTTCCGCTAAAAACCAGTTATATGCCAACCAGGGTAGAAATTCGGCGAATGAATGGGGCGAAAAAGTGAAGGAATATTTCCGACGGGACCAGGAACTTGCCAAAGAATATCACGCTCTTGAAAATGGTAAATGGAACCATATGATGTCGCAAACGCACATTGGTTATACCTACTGGCAGGAGCCAAAGGAAAACAAGATGCCGGAAATTGCCAGTTATCAGGCTTCGGAAAAAGGAGAGCTGGGAATTGCCATTCCAGGCGACAGCACTTATTTCCCCCAGCAAACGACACTGAAATTATTGCCTTTTGATCGTTCCCATCCTGAAAATCAGTTAACGCTTTTTAACCGCGGAAAATCAGCCGTCGATTTTAAAGTCAAAAAAATTCCGGGCTGGCTAACAGTCGATCAGAAGAAAGACGAATTTAAAGAAGAACAGATCTTACGATTTGCCCTAGCGGCAAACAAACTGCCTTCCAAAAAAACCGAAGCCAAGGTGGAAATCATCGGAAACGGGAAAATGGCCACTATTGAGGTGATTTTTGATCCTTATTCTGAAAACGCGAAAGGCTACCTGGAATATAACGGGGTGGTGAGTATTCCTGCAAATGGATATAAGGAAAACCAGGGCTGGGAACAAATCCCTGACCTGGGCAGAGAAGACATCGCACTTCGCCCTGAGAACCGGTTTTCCCAGGAGCTTAGCGAAGCTTCCAGTTTAACGTATGAATTCAGCCTGAAAAATGATTTTGAGGGTACGCTTCAATTTTACGTTTCGCCAAGCCTGGATTTCCTTGCGAAAGGCGGACTCGAACTGGCCTATTCTGTAGACGGAAAAACACCTCAAAAACTGAACATTTTAAAGGATACAAAAGATAACTGGGGAAGTTCGGTAAGCAATAATGTAACCAAGGTCCTGAGCTCTCTGGAACTTGAAGAGGGTTCGCATAGCCTGAAAGTGTATGCACTGGATCCAGGCGTCGTGCTGCAACAAATAGTTCTGCAGGAGAAATCGGCGCAGGACGACAGTTATCTTGGGCCACCGCCAAGTATTAAAAAGTAA
- a CDS encoding alpha/beta hydrolase family protein has translation MKHILTAIFAILAAFTASSQNYNRDSIQKLTNQDYQYLLEMLEIEAVRPGPSGDPSAENAANTNEAKVDSTYELPKLMQFENGEKVNDLGDWKQRRAELFRLFDDHIYGRTPENLPAVSWQVTSEKDSVIAGIPVKIKELLGTVDNSAYPEISVNIPCTLTIPAQEKPVPVVVKFDWIWARNMGLDTENPWNVQLLENKIGYASLVPTAYQADNGAGLTTGIIGLVNKGERRSTYDWGALKAWAWGASRVLDYFEKEPTVDAEKVAIEGVSRYGKAALVTMAYDERFSVGFIGSSGAGGAKILRRNFGEQLENLASSGEYQWFTPNFVTYISKKNVQDLPVDAHELIALVAPRPLFFGAGNPNVEGGWVDATGMYEGVLLANPAYELFGKNGVEVKEYPVASETFYARGDLSFRQHEGGHTSIPNWPYFIEFVKKYWKP, from the coding sequence ATGAAACATATTCTTACTGCCATTTTTGCAATCCTTGCTGCTTTTACGGCCAGTTCACAAAATTATAACCGCGATAGCATTCAGAAACTAACGAATCAAGATTACCAATACCTGTTGGAAATGTTGGAGATCGAAGCGGTAAGGCCGGGACCTTCGGGTGATCCTTCCGCAGAAAATGCCGCTAATACGAATGAGGCTAAGGTCGATTCCACTTACGAATTACCTAAGCTGATGCAGTTCGAAAATGGTGAAAAAGTAAATGACCTGGGAGACTGGAAACAACGAAGAGCGGAATTATTCCGACTTTTTGATGATCACATCTACGGAAGAACTCCGGAAAACCTTCCGGCAGTTAGCTGGCAGGTGACTTCTGAAAAAGATTCGGTCATTGCGGGAATTCCGGTGAAAATTAAAGAATTGCTAGGAACGGTAGATAATTCGGCTTATCCTGAAATTTCCGTGAACATTCCCTGCACTCTCACTATTCCGGCGCAGGAAAAGCCAGTTCCGGTAGTGGTCAAATTTGACTGGATCTGGGCTCGCAATATGGGTCTGGATACCGAAAACCCCTGGAACGTTCAGCTGCTGGAAAACAAAATTGGCTATGCCAGCCTGGTTCCCACCGCTTATCAGGCCGATAATGGTGCCGGTTTAACAACGGGGATCATAGGCCTGGTGAATAAAGGCGAGCGGCGAAGTACATACGATTGGGGGGCATTGAAGGCCTGGGCCTGGGGTGCTTCTCGCGTTCTCGACTATTTTGAAAAAGAACCGACCGTGGATGCTGAAAAAGTAGCTATAGAAGGGGTTTCTCGCTATGGCAAGGCGGCGCTGGTCACAATGGCCTACGATGAACGGTTTTCGGTTGGGTTTATCGGTTCGTCTGGTGCTGGTGGGGCGAAGATCCTTCGCAGAAATTTTGGCGAACAACTGGAAAACCTGGCCTCTTCTGGCGAATATCAGTGGTTTACACCCAATTTTGTGACTTACATCAGCAAGAAAAACGTACAGGATTTGCCGGTAGATGCGCACGAACTGATCGCCCTGGTAGCACCGCGGCCTTTGTTTTTTGGAGCAGGGAATCCGAACGTGGAAGGTGGCTGGGTAGATGCCACTGGGATGTATGAGGGGGTCTTATTGGCCAATCCTGCCTATGAACTATTCGGTAAAAATGGTGTGGAGGTTAAAGAATATCCTGTCGCTTCGGAAACTTTTTATGCCAGGGGTGATCTAAGTTTTCGCCAGCATGAAGGTGGCCATACCTCCATTCCCAACTGGCCGTATTTTATAGAATTTGTAAAAAAATACTGGAAACCTTGA
- a CDS encoding SDR family NAD(P)-dependent oxidoreductase, whose amino-acid sequence MENKQVAIVTGANAGLGYATAKKLCDNGIITYVNGRNKEKTQQACEEFGPNARPFIQDLTKLKEIPAAVQKIYEETGRIDILVNNAGINMKKEFMEVTDEEFQNIIHTNITSVFVMSREVSKFMKEHQSGSIVNISSMAAQYGIPKVIAYTASKTAIEGMTRSMAVDLAQFGIRVNCVAPGFIKTNMSSKALDSEPERKQKVLSRTPMGRLGEPSDIADAVYYYASKESKFTTGTVLPVDGGNSIGF is encoded by the coding sequence ATGGAAAATAAACAAGTAGCAATTGTCACCGGTGCCAACGCCGGTCTGGGGTATGCCACCGCAAAAAAACTTTGCGACAACGGCATTATTACCTATGTGAATGGCAGAAATAAAGAAAAAACACAACAGGCCTGCGAGGAATTTGGCCCTAATGCCAGGCCATTCATCCAGGATCTAACGAAGCTGAAGGAAATTCCGGCGGCCGTTCAGAAGATATATGAAGAAACCGGAAGAATCGATATCCTGGTCAACAATGCCGGCATCAACATGAAAAAAGAATTTATGGAGGTGACAGATGAGGAATTTCAGAATATCATCCACACCAATATTACCAGCGTATTTGTGATGAGCCGGGAAGTTTCGAAATTCATGAAAGAGCATCAGTCTGGCAGTATCGTCAATATTAGTTCCATGGCCGCGCAATATGGTATTCCGAAGGTGATCGCCTATACCGCGAGTAAAACAGCTATTGAGGGAATGACCCGTTCCATGGCCGTAGACCTGGCTCAGTTCGGTATTCGCGTGAATTGCGTCGCGCCAGGATTCATTAAAACCAATATGAGCAGTAAGGCATTGGACAGCGAACCGGAAAGAAAGCAAAAAGTACTTTCCAGAACGCCAATGGGCCGACTCGGCGAACCTTCAGATATTGCCGATGCTGTTTATTATTATGCTTCCAAAGAATCAAAATTCACTACCGGGACGGTGCTTCCCGTTGACGGTGGTAACTCAATAGGATTTTAG
- the uxuA gene encoding mannonate dehydratase, with product MITMTQTMRWYGPHDIISLKELKQAGITGIVTALHQIPVGDIWEKKDIMERVDMIRKAGMDWKVIESLPVHEDIKRRNGNYEEYIENYKISLRNVADCGLEVVTYNFMPILDWLRTDHHHELEDGSSVLRYDPLKFAFFDLFLLKREHAENDYAPETISAAVELGNSMSQEDKDRLFRNILLGLPGSDENFTPQIIKEQLAAYANISDEQLRENMIHFLSEVAPVAEEVGLKLAVHPDDPPFSVLGLPRVVSSGEDIERILKEVDIPANGLCFCTGSLGARPANDLLKIFNDHKDRVHFLHLRNVSREASGVFHESPHLDGDVPMNQIVKSILQHMNDKKISLPMRPDHGYLHSAEAHKNYYPGYSLIGRLKGLAELRGLELGLQETIN from the coding sequence ATGATCACAATGACCCAAACCATGAGATGGTATGGCCCGCACGATATCATCTCTCTCAAAGAATTAAAACAGGCCGGCATTACCGGCATCGTTACCGCCTTGCACCAGATTCCCGTAGGAGATATCTGGGAGAAAAAGGATATTATGGAACGGGTGGACATGATCCGGAAGGCCGGCATGGACTGGAAAGTGATCGAAAGCCTGCCGGTTCATGAGGATATCAAGCGTCGAAACGGGAATTATGAGGAGTATATCGAAAATTATAAAATCAGTTTACGGAATGTTGCCGACTGTGGGCTCGAGGTCGTGACCTATAATTTCATGCCTATTTTAGACTGGTTGCGCACCGATCATCATCATGAACTGGAAGACGGTTCCAGCGTTTTACGGTACGACCCTTTAAAATTTGCTTTTTTTGACCTCTTTTTATTGAAGCGTGAGCATGCCGAAAATGATTATGCACCGGAAACAATATCGGCTGCTGTAGAGCTTGGAAATTCTATGAGTCAGGAAGATAAAGACAGGCTTTTCCGCAATATTTTGCTGGGATTGCCGGGCAGTGATGAAAATTTCACACCCCAGATCATCAAAGAGCAGCTGGCCGCATATGCCAACATCAGCGATGAACAATTACGGGAAAACATGATCCATTTCCTGAGTGAAGTGGCGCCTGTTGCAGAAGAAGTTGGCCTCAAACTCGCCGTGCATCCAGATGACCCGCCGTTTTCGGTACTGGGCCTGCCGCGCGTGGTAAGTTCCGGGGAAGACATTGAACGGATCTTGAAAGAAGTGGACATCCCGGCTAACGGACTCTGCTTTTGCACCGGTTCCCTTGGTGCCAGGCCTGCCAATGACTTGCTTAAAATCTTTAACGATCACAAAGATCGAGTACACTTCTTACACCTTCGGAACGTAAGCCGGGAAGCATCAGGTGTTTTTCACGAATCACCGCATCTGGACGGTGATGTTCCTATGAATCAAATCGTGAAAAGCATTCTGCAGCATATGAACGACAAAAAAATCAGTCTTCCCATGCGGCCAGATCACGGTTATCTGCATTCCGCAGAAGCACATAAAAATTATTATCCGGGTTATTCGCTTATCGGGAGGCTGAAAGGTCTTGCCGAATTACGCGGCCTGGAATTGGGACTTCAGGAAACCATCAACTAA